TTCCGTCAGTTGGACAGCTACCTGCGGATTGCGATACATGCCGGCAGCGATGAGCTTAAGTGCGATTGCCCTCTCCGCTTCATGTATGGTGAGGTCCTGGAGCTGAACCTTTTCGATGAGAGGCAACTGCACCGAGCCATCCAGGCTAACGACTGCCGTAGGGACATAATCAGCCGAGCCATAAATATGTACGGCAATGACATCTCCTGGGGCAAGGCGTATCTCACGGTTCTGTGGGAAGAGAACCGCCGGGTCGGTTGTAGGAGCGATGGCGCGATTTACTGGCGTCGAGGAACTGAGGGCAGGGCCGCTGAACTGCGCATGAGCTGCAGTCGTTGTCATGCCAGCAAGGCATAAAGCCAACAGAAAAATTGACCGGCGGAAGAATGAGCGGCGTGGCCGTATTGAGAAGGAAGAGTGCATCACGATTCCGCGTCCCTTCCTTTTTTTACGGTGTCAGATGCGGACTCCCGCGATTGCCAGCTTCCCGCTTCGGCCCCTGAATAGCCGTACTCGGAATATCCGTAGTAGCCATAGTATTCCGGAGAACTGAGGTCGACAGCATTCAGGACGATGCCAGTGATGGGAGCGCCGGAACGCAGGAGAAGGTCCCGCGCACGGCGTACGATGTGCTTGCTCGATTTGCCGTGGCGAACGATCAGGATGACAGCGTCCGTCCGGCGCGCCAGTACGACACCATCGGTAACGGACAGGATCGGAGGCGAATCGAGAATGATGTGCGTATAAATCTGCCCGCAATGCTCAAACAGCTTGTCCATTGCCTCGGAGCTAAGCATCTCGGTGGGGAAAGGAGGGACTGGGCCGCTGACGAGGACGTCGAGATTGGGGACGTCGGGGATCTTCTGAATGGACTGTTCGAGGGTAGTGGCCCCGGTGAGAAGTGTCGTTAGTCCGACACGTCCATTCAGTCCAAAGCGGTGATGAACATTTGGACGTCTGAGGTCGGCATCGATCAGAAGGACGCGCGCATCGCCTTGTGCCAGGACGCAGGCGAGATTGCTTGCGGCGGTTGTTTTTCCTTCCGATGGCGTTGCGCTGGTAAGAAGGATGAATTTGGGGGGATGTCCTGCTGTTGAGAGCAGAAGCGCAGTCCGAAGCGAACGGAAGGCCTCCGCGAACTGGGATTTGGGCTGCGAAAGAGAGCCGATATTGCGCATCGCGGTGGACATGCCGGCGTGATCGCCGCCGCTGCCGCGCCGCGATCGGGGGATGATGGCAAGCGAGGGAAGCTCCGTAATGCTTTCGATTTCAGCGACGCTGCGCATCCCGGTATCGAGGCTTTCCATCAGGAAGGCCAGGATGATGCCGGCGAGCACACCGAAGATCAGCGCCGTAAGAATAATGGTCGATTGCGGTCTGAGTACAGGGGCTGCTGGAAGCAACGCCTGGTCGACCACATCGATTTCAAGCGATTCAAGGCCTGCCTGCACATCGGCCGTGCGGAGCCTCTGGAGAAGGTTTTCGTACAGGTTCCGATTGGATTCGAATTCACGCTGGCGGAGGGTGTATTCCACCAGGTCGTCCCGTAGCTTATAGGCTTCGGTTTTTTGCGCTTCAAGTGCGGCAGCGGTTTGATCTTCGTTGGTTCGTGCGGCAAGATACACCTGTTTTGCCTGCAAGAGAAGGCGGTTTTGCTCGACGTTGATCTCGCGCGTCAGTTCGTCGATTTGAGCCCTTTGAGCCTTGGCCTGTGGATGGTTTGGCCCGAGGGTCGATTCCATCTGGGCATAAGCGGCGCGGGCTGTGGCAAGCTGACCGCGCAGCGTAGTCAATTCGCCGGGAGTAGTTCCAGGCACCGTATCGATCGATCCCTCGATGGAGTTAGGATCCATGCCGTTCAGCATGCGGTAACGCGACTCGGCGATGATGCGGGCTATCCGCGCATCGTTGGTCGCCTTGGAGAGTTGTTCGATGGAAGCAGTGATCTGGCTATGGTTCGGATCGAATCCTACGATACCAAGCCGTTTCTGAAGCTCCATCAGTTGTTCCTGCGAGGTTTGGACCTGCTGCTTGAGATCGTCAAGCTGACTGGAAAGCCAGTTGGAGACTCGACGGGTTGAGGCAAACCGGGTCTCGAAGCTTCGCTGAACATACGACGAGATAACTTTGTTGACGATATCGGCGGCGAGTTTGGGGCTTAGCGAGCTATAGCTGATACGAATGATGTCGGTTTTCGGCACCTGCGTGATATGCAGGTTGCTTTGCAATCTGTGAACCACGCTTTGCCGTACCTGCGGGCTGTCGAGGGCTGCGCGAGGGGATGGCGCCGGGCCTCCAAGGAAGTCGGGATTATTGGCCAGGTCCATCTCGCGGGCAACCGTCACCATCAGCGTGTCGCTTTGCAGAATAGCGACCTCGGTCAGCATTTTGGAGCCTTCAACCGTCTGGCTCTGCACTGCGCTGACCCGGTACTCGTTCGAGGAGCCGGAGCGCACCTGGATACGGCCGAAGGCTTCGTAGATGTGAGGCTGCGTCTCGGCGGAGTAGATTCCGTATACCAGCGATATCAATACGCAGACGATAACGATCCACCGGCGCTTTCTGAGTGTAATAAGGGCTTCAGAAAGCGTCGTGTCTGTAACCGCCGTGCTGAAAGACGGGGTCGGGGAGTCAGGCGTGCCCATTGAGGGCGGTGTCTGCGCGATATGCGGACCCATTCCGACTAGTCTACCAAGACCAGCGGTGCTGTCACTGGAGTAATTGTGGCAGACAGGTAACCCTTTCAGTTCCTTGAAAAAAGGCCGGAGTTCGATATGCTGGAAGTTGCCAGAGAAGGAAGTGAACTCCCCCGATACCATG
This region of Acidobacteriota bacterium genomic DNA includes:
- a CDS encoding polysaccharide biosynthesis tyrosine autokinase translates to MGPHIAQTPPSMGTPDSPTPSFSTAVTDTTLSEALITLRKRRWIVIVCVLISLVYGIYSAETQPHIYEAFGRIQVRSGSSNEYRVSAVQSQTVEGSKMLTEVAILQSDTLMVTVAREMDLANNPDFLGGPAPSPRAALDSPQVRQSVVHRLQSNLHITQVPKTDIIRISYSSLSPKLAADIVNKVISSYVQRSFETRFASTRRVSNWLSSQLDDLKQQVQTSQEQLMELQKRLGIVGFDPNHSQITASIEQLSKATNDARIARIIAESRYRMLNGMDPNSIEGSIDTVPGTTPGELTTLRGQLATARAAYAQMESTLGPNHPQAKAQRAQIDELTREINVEQNRLLLQAKQVYLAARTNEDQTAAALEAQKTEAYKLRDDLVEYTLRQREFESNRNLYENLLQRLRTADVQAGLESLEIDVVDQALLPAAPVLRPQSTIILTALIFGVLAGIILAFLMESLDTGMRSVAEIESITELPSLAIIPRSRRGSGGDHAGMSTAMRNIGSLSQPKSQFAEAFRSLRTALLLSTAGHPPKFILLTSATPSEGKTTAASNLACVLAQGDARVLLIDADLRRPNVHHRFGLNGRVGLTTLLTGATTLEQSIQKIPDVPNLDVLVSGPVPPFPTEMLSSEAMDKLFEHCGQIYTHIILDSPPILSVTDGVVLARRTDAVILIVRHGKSSKHIVRRARDLLLRSGAPITGIVLNAVDLSSPEYYGYYGYSEYGYSGAEAGSWQSRESASDTVKKGRDAES